The genome window TCGATTAGGACCTACGGTTTCTTGCCGTATTTGGGGTCGTAGAAGTACTTTCCCTGGGCCTTCCCGTAGGCGTCGAGGGTCTTGCGGTTTATCAACATGAAGTAGAGCGTCAGCACGAGAACCCCGGCCCCAAAATATACACCGAACCGTCTGAACGTCAGGATCAGTCCTATAACTGGAAAAGCCACCACACCGCCCACTATCAGTATGCCAATGGCGAGCAGGGCCTTGTACCCGTACCTCTCCATGAAGAGACTGAAGTCCATACATTCACCCATTCTTTTTTTTTACTTTGCTCCATAAAAAAGTTTCGTTGGAAGGGGTTTTAAGGGTAAGAACGTACATACCATGGGGTGGTACCGTTGAAGATAAGGGAACTCCTCGGGCTTATTGATGAGACCCTGGCGAACCTCAAGATAGCCATCGTGTCCAACCAGACCCGTGCGATGGAGAGTCCGTACACCAGCTATGAGTTCACTCAGAGGGCTATGGAGCTTCAGGAGGACATGGAGGACCTCCTCAAGACCAGGAACTCTCTGGCAAGGTTCGATCCTGAGGACGAAGCCGAGGAACACTTCTCTAAGGAGGAGCTTGAGGAGTTTTTGAGGCTCCTTGAACTTCTTAGGAAAGTCGATGCACACGCCTACTGAGGTGGTTACATGGACTTCCGGGAGCTTGAGGAGAGGGTTGTTGCCTTTCGAAACGCACGGGACTGGGCGAAGTATCACACCTCCAAAAACCTTGCCATCTCTGCCGCTGTCGAGCTGGGGGAACTCCTTGAGCACTTCCAGTGGGAAAGTGATGGGGAGATACTTGAGGCCGTGAAGAACCCGGCCAAGAAGGAAGCCATAGCGGACGAAATAGCCGACGTCGTGATTTACCTAACCCTCCTCGCCCACGAACTGGGCATAGACGCTGGCAGAGCAGTTGAGAGGAAGCTAAGGAAGAACGAGGGGAAGTATCCAGAAAAATAATAAAAGTCGGGGATTGGATGCTCTTTCGGAGTTGGTAGGGGATAACCATGGCCTCGGAAAAGGAGCTCCGCAGGAGACTTGACATACCCGATGACGCGGAGAAGGTTCTGATCTTCACTGAATCGAGCCACTGGGACCCAAACTGGCTTTATACATCGAAGGAGTACTTCAAAAGGTTCGTTCAGAAGAACCTTGACATGGCAGTAGGCGAGTTCCAGAAAGAGCCCCGTCGGATTTACTCGGTCGAGAACGTCTTCTTTTTGAAGATGTACTGGGACTGCAACCCGGAAAAGAGAGACATCATTAGAGACCTCATTAACGAGGGGCGCCTTCGCCTCATGAGCAGCGCAGTCACCTCTGCAGATACGATTCTTCCAAGGGTGGAAGCTATTTTGAGGGACATGCTGATAGGACAGGAGTGGCTTCGCTCGAACGGCATTGCCCGGGAGCCCAAACTCGCCTATTTCCCGGACAGTTTTGGTGCGTCCCCATTTCTTCCCTCTATCCTTAACGCCGCCGGATTCGACCGCACAGCCATCACGCGCCTGGACGGGATGTACTTTCCGGGATGCGACCTTGAACCAAAATGGCGCTTTCCCCGCCCCGGCTCCAGCGCGGAACTGCTCCTCAAAAAAGAAAGGAGTCTCGACTTCGTGTGGCGTGACAAAAACGGAGGGGAAGTCTTAGCCCACTGGAACGCCTTCACCTATGGCCAGGGAGATATGCTCGCCTACCTTGGAATAAGCCGCGTCTACCTTGCGAGACTGGCGATCTCCCTGCGAACCGGCTGGCACATAGCGCGGAGAATCCACCAATACGTCAAAGCCCTTTCTCCCTTCAGCCGAACCCCTTACATGCTCTGTCCCATAGGCTTTGATTTTGTTGAACCCATCCCGGATTTAATTTCTCTGCTCGACCTCTATAACAGGGAATATTACCCCAAAACGGGAATATGGGTTGTGAATGCTGGCCTTGACGATTACCTCGCGCTTGTTGAGAACTACAGGGAACGGCTCCCGGTTTTGGAACTCGATCCCAACCCGTACTGGACCGGGTTCTACACATCGAGACCAAAGCTCAAGAAGCGCTGCTACCTTCTCCTTGAAAAGCTCCTCCTCGCGGAAAAACTTGCCTTTCTCCCGGAAAACCGCGGCGCAGAGAAAAGAATCCTGCAGGAGCTTGAAGAACCCTGGTGGTGTGCGGCGGTTTCCAACCACCACGATTTCATCACCGGAACTTCCACGGATAGAGTGGTCGAGGGGGAGCAGATCCCCTGCCTTGAGCGGGTGATAAAGACGGCCGATGAAGTTATCGAGAACCTCACGCCGCCCCTGAAAAAAGAACACAAAGATAACGGCTTATCTCCCCCCAAATGGTTCAGAGATGGAGATAAAATCCTCATCGAAACGGCCCATTACAGAATCGAAACCGACGAGTCCCGCGGCGGCGCCATCACCGACCTCAGGTTCAAGGATGGTGTTCCCCTCTTAACAGGCGCCTCAAATGACCTCGTAAGCTACCGCGATTCAGGCGGCCTGTGGAGGATGGGGTACGAATTCCTCGGAGGAGTATGGAAAGAGTCCATGAAGGCCAGCAACAACAGGGTAAAGGTTGAGGTTGTTGAGCACGATGGCGCAGTTGAAGTCCTGAGCTCTACTCAACTCAACGGCGAGGAGATTTTAAGGGGAGTGTGGATAGAAAACGATTCTCCCCTGATTTACTTCCGCGTTGAGGGGAAGATTAGGGAAGGCTACTCCCTGACCGTCCGCTTCACGACGACGGTATCCTCGGAGAGGATTTCAATGCACGCCCCCGGCGGAGTCGTGGATCGCCCCTGGGGGAAAATCTACAGTCCCACCTTCTGGCCACTCCATCGTTTTGCCCACATACGGGACGACTCAACCGGGCACGGAATCGCCATCCTTCAGCCTTTTCCGGGTGCGATCTCTTACAGCCCCGAGGGAAAAATTGAACTTGTGGCGATGAGGAGCGCCGCCCGGGAGAGGGCTTTCGGGATCCTCGGCATCCCCGGAAACCCAGTTAGTGCCCACAAACATGAGAGGTACGAGTACGAATACGCGGTTCTTTTCACAAAACGTGGCGACTGGAGGGAGAACAAAATTCACGTCTTGGCGAAGAACTTGTCCACGCCATGGAGGGACGCTGAAGAGGAGGATTTGCTCAAAATCGCCGATTCGGTGGTGGAAGCAGACCCTTCAGATGTTGAAGTTGTGGCAGTAAAACCGGCTTCACGGGGAGACGGGGTAATAGTCAGGCTGTATGCACCCTTTGTCCCGGAAAAAACGGTTAAAATAACGCCCAGCTTCGGCGTGGCAAAGGCTTTCCTTTGCGATGCCCGGGAGCGCGATGTAGAAGGGCTGAAAGTGGAGAATAACAGCGTCCTTGTAAAAATGCCCGGTTCCATAGCCACGATAAGGTTAATCCAGGAGGAGCGGCGTTTATAGCGAGTCCTTAATCCAGCAACGAAAGATTAGTCCAAAATGCCTTCCTGAGTTGCCCCGCCTCTTCCTCGCTCATTCTATTCCGTTCCCACCTCTCCTTCATGCTGAGATTTTCATCTTCTAGGTCCAGAACGGCTTTCCTAATCCCCCCACGTGGATGCCTGCAATCTCCCTTCCACCTCGGTATCACGTGGATGTGCAGGTGATGAACCGTCTGGCCGGCCGCTTCTCCAAGATTAATCCCAACGTTGAACGCGTCGGGACTCAGGACTTCCTTTATCTTCTCCATGGCGAGCTCTGTTCCTCTAAGCAGGGCCAGCTTCTCTTCTTCCTCTAGTCCCTCCCCTCCTTCGGTGTGCTTCACTGGAACTACCAGCAGATGCCCCCTGTTTGCGGGGTAGGAATCCATCAGTATCCTTATCAGCCCATCCTCGTAGAGGATCGCACACTTGTCTGGGTTGCAGAACGGACATTTCATCTCCCGCACCAAAGGCTTAAAACTTCGTTTCCTTTAAAAACTCTGGGTGAGCACATGGGAGAGCTTGAAGGACTTCAGAGGCTGTACAGGAAACTCATGCTTGTCGGACTGCTGTTGCTCCTTCTGGCTTTTGGGCTGCTGATACTGAAGCCCCTGGGTAACGTTTCGCTGGTGGTGGGGGCGCTGCTTTTCCTCATTGCCTTTGTGCCCCTGGAGCTGGCCAGAAGGACTGCACAGAGGCTTTCCTTACTTGCCATGAAGGGCGGGAGGTGAACAGAAAAGCTTAATTAGACGGTTCGAGAAATATGCCTGGAGAGTAGGAGATATTGCGATACCGAAGAGGTGATGTAAAATGGCGTTTGTACCACCACAGGCAGGTTACGACAGGGCTATTACGGTTTTCAGCCCTGATGGAAGGCTTTTCCAGGTAAACTACGCAAGGGAAGCGGTAAAACGCGGCGCCACTGCCGTTGGTGTTAAATGGGCGGACGGTGTGGTGCTCGCGGTTGAGAAGAGGATAACGAGCAAGTTGATTGAGCCGAGCAGCTACGAAAAGATCTTTCAGATAGACGATCACATAGCCGCCGCCCCAAGCGGTATAATAGCCGACGCCCGCGTTCTCGTTGACAGGGCCAGGGTTGAGGCTCAGGTTTACCGCCTGACCTACGGGGAGCCGGTTCCACTCAACGTTCTCGTGAAGAAGATCTGCGACCTCAAGCAGGCCCACACCCAGTACGGGGGTGTTAGACCCTTTGGAGCTGCCCTTCTGATGGCGGGCGTAAACGAGAGACCTGAGCTCTACGAAACGGACCCCAGTGGAGCGTACTTTGAATGGAAGGCGGTCGCTATAGGCAGCGGCAGAAACACAGCCATGGCGATATTTGAAGAGCACTACTCCGATGATATTGACCTAGAAGGGGCTGCAAAGCTCGCCATTCTTGCACTGGCCAAGACTATTGAGGAGCCGAGCGCTGAGGGCATAGAGGTCGCGTACATAACAACGAAGGAGAAGCAGTGGAAGAAACTTCCCAAGGATAAGGTCAAAGAGTACCTTGGTGAGGTCCTCAAGGAGCTCAAGGAAGAGGAAGTTGAGGAGAAGTCCGAGGACTACTCCGAGCTCGACCAGAACTACTGAGGTGGTGACTGTGCCGATAAGCATCGACAAGGCAGTGATCGCACGGTTAAGGACGCACGGGGAAGTTTTTGAGATAATGGTCGACCCGTACCTTGCAAAGGACTTTAAAGAGGGCAGGGAGATCCCCATAGAGGAGATCCTTGCCACACCCTACGTTTTTAAGGACGCACACAAGGGAGACAAGGCCAGTGAGCACGAGATGGAGAAGATCTTCGGGACCAGCGATCCTTACGAGGTCGCCAGAACGATACTTCTCAAGGGCGAGGTTCAGCTGACCCAGGAGCAGAGGAAGCAGATGCTTGAGGAGAAACGGAGGTACATCGCAACCGTTATACACAGGCACGCAGTGGATCCGAGGACGGGGTTTCCTCACCCAGTGGAGAGGATCCTCAAGGCAATGGATGAGGCCGGCGTTCACGTTGATCTCTTCAAGGACGTCGACGCTCAGATACCTGGTATCATCAAAGCCCTGCGCCCCATACTGCCGATCAAGATGGAGATGAAGGTTATCGCCGTCAAGGTTCCAAGCGACTACGTGGGAAAGGCCTACGGCGAAGTACGAAAATTTGGGACTGTCAAGCGCGAGGAATGGACCAACGACGGCTCCTGGATGTTCACCATAGAGATTCCAGGTGGGATTGAGGAGGAATTTTATGAGAAGCTTAACGCCCTTACCAAGGGCGCCGCTTTAACCAAACTTATAGAGAGGAAGGGACTATGAGACGGATTTTTGTAAAACCCCGGGAACTGGTGGTTCCAGGAACCCTGCTGGCCCAGGGCCCATTTAAGAACGGAAGAGGGACGTTTAAGGAAGGAAACAGGGTGTACTCAACCGTGGTGGGCCTGGTTGAGATACGGAACGACGCCATACGTGTTATACCCCTTGAGGGGCCGTACATACCTGAAGTGGGGGATAACGTGATAGGAAAGATCGTGGACGTCAGGTTCTCCAACTGGAGCGTTGGCATAGGCGCCCCCTACGAGGCTAACCTGCGCGTTCAGGACGCCACCGAGGAACGCATAGACGTGGTTAAGACGGACCTCAGGAGGATATTCGATATAGGCGATGTAATCTATGCCAAGATAAAGGCCTACAACGAGATAAACCAGATTGACCTGACGACTAGAGGGATGCCCTTCAGGGGAGGGCCACTTAGGGGAGGTCAAATCGTGAAGATAACTCCGTACAAGGTTCCCCGCCTCATCGGAAAAGGGGGTTCAATGATCAACATGATCAAGAAGCTGACGGGGACCAGGATAATAGTCGGTCAGAACGGCTGGGTCTGGGTCAGCGGAAGGAATGAAGAGCTCGAAAAACTTGCTATAGAAGCAGTTTTGAAGGTCGAACGCGAGAGCCACACCCAGGGACTGACGGACAGGGTCAAGGAGTTTTTACTATCAAGGCTCAGGGAGCTTAAGGAAGGGGGAATTGTTGAGGAGATACCGCAGCTTGATGAAGGAAACGAGAAAGAGGGTGAAGAGACATGATGGGTAGACCTGAAGGGTTAAAGCTCATAGACGAGAACGGTAGAAGGGTTGATGGCAGGAAGAAGTACGAACTCAGGCCCATCAAGATGGAGGTAAACGTTCTGAAGAACGCTGATGGGTCTGCGTACGTTGAGTGGGGTAAGAACAAGGTTCTTGCCGCTGTTTACGGACCGAGGGAAATTCACCCGAAGCACCTTCAGAGGCCGGACAAAGCTATACTCCGTGTGAGGTACAACATGGCCCCCTTCAGCGTTGAGGAGAGGAAGAAACCCGGTCCTGACAGGAGGAGTGTTGAGATAAGTAAGGTCATTAGGGGTGCCCTTGAACCGGCCCTCATCCTTGAAATGTTCCCCAGAACCTCCATAGATGTATTTATTGAGGTTCTGCAGGCAGATGCGGGTACCCGCGTGGCAGGGATAACCGCTGCATCCCTTGCGCTGGCGGACGCCGGAATCCCTATGAGGGACCTGGTCGCGGCGTGCGCGGCGGGGAAGATAGATGGTCAGATAGTCCTTGACCTCAACAAGGACGAGGACAACTACGGTGAATCGGATATCCCGGTCGCAATAATGCCCCTGAAGAACGACATAACCCTTCTCCAGATGGATGGGTACCTCACCAAGGAAGAATTCGTGGAGGCGGTAAGGCTCGCGATCAAGGGTGCAAAGGCGGTGTATCAGAAGCAGAGGGAAGCCCTCAGGGAGAAGTACTTAGCCGTTGCCCAGGAGGTGGCCGGAAATGAGTGATGGGGAAGTTATGGCAAGTATAATGCGCGACCACATACTTGCACTGCTTAAAGAGGGCAAGCGCGTTGACGGTCGTGGTCTGGGGGAATATCGCGATCTTGAGGTGAGGACAGGGGTCATACAGAAGGCGGAGGGCTCCGCCTGGGTGAAGCTCGGCAACACACAGGTTCTTGTTGGGGTTAAAGTTGACGTTGGGGAGCCGTTCCCGGACCTTCCGGATAGGGGGGTCATAACAACGAACGTGGAGCTGGTTCCTCTGGCCTCCCCAGGCTTTGAACCCGGCCCTCCGGATGAAAATGCTATTGAACTCGCGCGCGTGGTTGATAGGGGCATCAGGGAGAGCCAGGCCGTTGAACTGGAGAATCTTGTCATAGTTCCTGGCAAGCTGGTGCGGGTTGTGTTTGTTGACGTCCACGTCCTTGACCACGACGGCAACCTCCTCGACGCCAGCGGCATAGGGGCGATAGCGGCCCTTCTAAGCACCAAGATCCCAAAGGTCGAGTACAACGAGGAAACAGGGGAAGTCCAGGTTCTTGATGAATACGAGCCCCTCCCTGTTAAGAGAGTGCCCGTGCCAGTCACGTTCGCGAAGATAGGGGCCAACATGCTCGTGGACCCCAGCCTTGATGAAGAGCGCGTCATGGACGGGAGGTTAACGGTGACTACTGACGAGAACGGAATGATATCCTCCGTCCAGAAGGGCAATGGTGGGTCTTTCAAGCTTGAAGAGGTCATGTACGCCATAGACGTCGCCGTAAAAGCTTCCTCAGGTATAAGGGAAAGGATCCTTGCCGCAGTTAAGGGGGGGTAACCCCCCACGTTTTCCATGTTCGTGCCCTTGCTATGATTTCTGGTGAGCTTCAGAAAGAGATATAAACACCAATGACCAAACTAATCCAGCCTT of Thermococcus sp. contains these proteins:
- a CDS encoding nucleotide pyrophosphohydrolase gives rise to the protein MDFRELEERVVAFRNARDWAKYHTSKNLAISAAVELGELLEHFQWESDGEILEAVKNPAKKEAIADEIADVVIYLTLLAHELGIDAGRAVERKLRKNEGKYPEK
- a CDS encoding glycoside hydrolase family 38 C-terminal domain-containing protein, translated to MASEKELRRRLDIPDDAEKVLIFTESSHWDPNWLYTSKEYFKRFVQKNLDMAVGEFQKEPRRIYSVENVFFLKMYWDCNPEKRDIIRDLINEGRLRLMSSAVTSADTILPRVEAILRDMLIGQEWLRSNGIAREPKLAYFPDSFGASPFLPSILNAAGFDRTAITRLDGMYFPGCDLEPKWRFPRPGSSAELLLKKERSLDFVWRDKNGGEVLAHWNAFTYGQGDMLAYLGISRVYLARLAISLRTGWHIARRIHQYVKALSPFSRTPYMLCPIGFDFVEPIPDLISLLDLYNREYYPKTGIWVVNAGLDDYLALVENYRERLPVLELDPNPYWTGFYTSRPKLKKRCYLLLEKLLLAEKLAFLPENRGAEKRILQELEEPWWCAAVSNHHDFITGTSTDRVVEGEQIPCLERVIKTADEVIENLTPPLKKEHKDNGLSPPKWFRDGDKILIETAHYRIETDESRGGAITDLRFKDGVPLLTGASNDLVSYRDSGGLWRMGYEFLGGVWKESMKASNNRVKVEVVEHDGAVEVLSSTQLNGEEILRGVWIENDSPLIYFRVEGKIREGYSLTVRFTTTVSSERISMHAPGGVVDRPWGKIYSPTFWPLHRFAHIRDDSTGHGIAILQPFPGAISYSPEGKIELVAMRSAARERAFGILGIPGNPVSAHKHERYEYEYAVLFTKRGDWRENKIHVLAKNLSTPWRDAEEEDLLKIADSVVEADPSDVEVVAVKPASRGDGVIVRLYAPFVPEKTVKITPSFGVAKAFLCDARERDVEGLKVENNSVLVKMPGSIATIRLIQEERRL
- a CDS encoding HIT family protein gives rise to the protein MKCPFCNPDKCAILYEDGLIRILMDSYPANRGHLLVVPVKHTEGGEGLEEEEKLALLRGTELAMEKIKEVLSPDAFNVGINLGEAAGQTVHHLHIHVIPRWKGDCRHPRGGIRKAVLDLEDENLSMKERWERNRMSEEEAGQLRKAFWTNLSLLD
- the psmA gene encoding archaeal proteasome endopeptidase complex subunit alpha — encoded protein: MAFVPPQAGYDRAITVFSPDGRLFQVNYAREAVKRGATAVGVKWADGVVLAVEKRITSKLIEPSSYEKIFQIDDHIAAAPSGIIADARVLVDRARVEAQVYRLTYGEPVPLNVLVKKICDLKQAHTQYGGVRPFGAALLMAGVNERPELYETDPSGAYFEWKAVAIGSGRNTAMAIFEEHYSDDIDLEGAAKLAILALAKTIEEPSAEGIEVAYITTKEKQWKKLPKDKVKEYLGEVLKELKEEEVEEKSEDYSELDQNY
- a CDS encoding ribosome assembly factor SBDS, whose product is MPISIDKAVIARLRTHGEVFEIMVDPYLAKDFKEGREIPIEEILATPYVFKDAHKGDKASEHEMEKIFGTSDPYEVARTILLKGEVQLTQEQRKQMLEEKRRYIATVIHRHAVDPRTGFPHPVERILKAMDEAGVHVDLFKDVDAQIPGIIKALRPILPIKMEMKVIAVKVPSDYVGKAYGEVRKFGTVKREEWTNDGSWMFTIEIPGGIEEEFYEKLNALTKGAALTKLIERKGL
- the rrp4 gene encoding exosome complex RNA-binding protein Rrp4 — translated: MRRIFVKPRELVVPGTLLAQGPFKNGRGTFKEGNRVYSTVVGLVEIRNDAIRVIPLEGPYIPEVGDNVIGKIVDVRFSNWSVGIGAPYEANLRVQDATEERIDVVKTDLRRIFDIGDVIYAKIKAYNEINQIDLTTRGMPFRGGPLRGGQIVKITPYKVPRLIGKGGSMINMIKKLTGTRIIVGQNGWVWVSGRNEELEKLAIEAVLKVERESHTQGLTDRVKEFLLSRLRELKEGGIVEEIPQLDEGNEKEGEET
- the rrp41 gene encoding exosome complex exonuclease Rrp41; amino-acid sequence: MMGRPEGLKLIDENGRRVDGRKKYELRPIKMEVNVLKNADGSAYVEWGKNKVLAAVYGPREIHPKHLQRPDKAILRVRYNMAPFSVEERKKPGPDRRSVEISKVIRGALEPALILEMFPRTSIDVFIEVLQADAGTRVAGITAASLALADAGIPMRDLVAACAAGKIDGQIVLDLNKDEDNYGESDIPVAIMPLKNDITLLQMDGYLTKEEFVEAVRLAIKGAKAVYQKQREALREKYLAVAQEVAGNE
- the rrp42 gene encoding exosome complex protein Rrp42 → MSDGEVMASIMRDHILALLKEGKRVDGRGLGEYRDLEVRTGVIQKAEGSAWVKLGNTQVLVGVKVDVGEPFPDLPDRGVITTNVELVPLASPGFEPGPPDENAIELARVVDRGIRESQAVELENLVIVPGKLVRVVFVDVHVLDHDGNLLDASGIGAIAALLSTKIPKVEYNEETGEVQVLDEYEPLPVKRVPVPVTFAKIGANMLVDPSLDEERVMDGRLTVTTDENGMISSVQKGNGGSFKLEEVMYAIDVAVKASSGIRERILAAVKGG